A single Rhinolophus ferrumequinum isolate MPI-CBG mRhiFer1 chromosome 12, mRhiFer1_v1.p, whole genome shotgun sequence DNA region contains:
- the HSPA5 gene encoding endoplasmic reticulum chaperone BiP: protein MKLSLVAAVLLLLRAARAEEEDKKEDVGTVVGIDLGTTYSCVGVFKNGRVEIIANDQGNRITPSYVAFTPEGERLIGDAAKNQLTSNPENTVFDAKRLIGRTWNDPSVQQDIKFLPFKVVEKKTKPYIQVDIGGGQTKTFAPEEISAMVLTKMKETAEAYLGKKVTHAVVTVPAYFNDAQRQATKDAGTIAGLNVMRIINEPTAAAIAYGLDKREGEKNILVFDLGGGTFDVSLLTIDNGVFEVVATNGDTHLGGEDFDQRVMEHFIKLYKKKTGKDVRKDNRAVQKLRREVEKAKRALSAQHQARIEIESFYEGEDFSETLTRAKFEELNMDLFRSTMKPVQKVLEDSDLKKSDIDEIVLVGGSTRIPKIQQLVKEFFNGKEPSRGINPDEAVAYGAAVQAGVLSGDQDTGDLVLLDVCPLTLGIETVGGVMTKLIPRNTVVPTKKSQIFSTASDNQPTVTIKVYEGERPLTKDNHLLGTFDLTGIPPAPRGVPQIEVTFEIDVNGILRVTAEDKGTGNKNKITITNDQNRLTPEEIERMVNDAEKFAEEDKKLKERIDTRNELESYAYSLKNQIGDKEKLGGKLSSEDKETMEKAVEEKIEWLESHQDADIEDFKAKKKELEEIVQPIISKLYGSAGPPPTGDEESPDKDEL, encoded by the exons ATGAAGCTGTCCCTGGTGGCTGCGGTGCTGCTGCTGCTCCGCGCGGCGCGGGCCGAGGAGGAGGACAAGAAAGAGGACGTGGGCACGGTGGTCGGCATCGACTTGGGGACCACCTACTCCTG CGTCGGCGTGTTCAAGAACGGCCGCGTGGAGATCATCGCCAACGATCAGGGTAACCGCATCACGCCGTCTTATGTGGCTTTCACACCTGAAGGGGAGCGTTTGATAGGCGATGCAGCCAAGAACCAGCTCACCTCCAACCCTGAGAACACGGTCTTCGATGCCAAGCGGCTCATCGGGCGCACATGGAACGACCCATCTGTGCAGCAGGACATCAAGTTCTTGCCTTTCAAG GTtgttgaaaagaaaactaaaccatACATTCAAGTTGATATTGGAGGTGGGCAAACAAAGACATTTGCTCCTGAAGAAATTTCTGCCATGGTTCTCACTAAAATGAAGGAAACTGCTGAGGCTTATTTGGGAAAGAAG GTTACCCATGCAGTTGTTACTGTACCAGCTTATTTCAATGATGCCCAACGCCAGGCAACCAAAGATGCTGGAACTATTGCTGGACTGAATGTTATGAGGATCATCAATGAGCC TACAGCAGCTGCTATTGCTTATGGCCTGGataagagggaaggggaaaagaacatCCTGGTGTTTGACTTGGGTGGTGGAACCTTCGATGTGTCTCTTCTCACCATTGATAATGGTGTCTTTGAAGTCGTGGCCACTAATGGAGATACTCATTTGGGTGGAGAAGACTTTGACCAGCGTGTCATGGAACACTTCATTAAGCTCTACAAAAAGAAGACTGGCAAAGATGTTAGAAAAGACAACAGAGCTGTGCAGAAACTCCGGCGTGAGGTAGAAAAGGCCAAACGGGCCCTGTCTGCTCAACATCAAGCAAGAATAGAAATTGAGTCCTTCTATGAAGGAGAAGACTTCTCTGAGACCCTGACTCGGGCCAAATTTGAAGAGCTAAACATG GACCTGTTCCGTTCTACCATGAAGCCTGTGCAGAAAGTGCTGGAAGATTCTGATTTGAAGAAGTCTGATATTGATGAAATTGTTCTTGTTGGTGGCTCTACTCGAATCCCAAAGATCCAACAACTGGTTAAAGAGTTCTTCAATGGCAAGGAGCCATCCCGTGGCATAAACCCTGATGAGGCTGTAGCATATGGGGCTGCTGTCCAGGCTGGTGTACTCTCTGGTGATCAAGATACAG GTGATCTGGTACTGCTTGATGTATGTCCCCTTACACTTGGTATTGAAACTGTGGGAGGTGTCATGACCAAACTGATTCCAAGGAATACTGTGGTGCCCACCAAGAAGTCCCAAATCTTTTCTACAGCTTCTGATAATCAACCAACTGTTACAATCAAAGTTTATGAAG GTGAACGACCCCTGACGAAAGACAATCACCTTCTGGGAACTTTTGATCTGACTGGAATTCCTCCTGCTCCCCGTGGGGTCCCACAGATCGAAGTCACCTTTGAGATAGATGTGAATGGCATTCTTCGAGTGACGGCTGAAGACAAAGGTACAGGCAACAAAAATAAGATCACAATTACAAATGACCAAAATCGCTTGACACCAGAAGAAATTGAAAGGATGGTTAATGATGCAGAGAAGTTTGCCGAGGAAGACAAAAAGCTTAAGGAGCGCATTGATACGAGAAATGAATTGGAAAGTTATGCCTATTCTCTAAAGAATCAGATTGGAGATAAAGAAAAGCTGGGAGGTAAACTTTCCTCTGAAGATAAGGAGACTATGGAAAAAGCTGTAGAGGAAAAGATTGAGTGGTTGGAAAGTCACCAAGATGCTGACATTGAAGACTTCAAAGCTAAAAAGAAGGAACTAGAAGAAATTGTTCAGCCAATTATCAGCAAACTCTATGGAAGTGCAGGCCCTCCCCCAACTGGTGATGAGGAATCACCAGACAAAGACGAGTTGTAG